Proteins from a single region of Catenulispora acidiphila DSM 44928:
- a CDS encoding AMP-binding protein: MADSIINRIVADRPAGEGTLTVTGLGHRTTLPLAEFHDRARTVAGVLRSRGIGAGDRVGILAANRLEWALLDVACLMIKAQTAGFEPGKFSPDADLIEGYDLDLLYTDVPLPDDAPRQVLPISTIAGDVENGVEPDAADFEPAVWSPTDCTTVKFTSGSTGIPKGLEATVGSIDSSLHAVQSLFDHQPGDNILTFLPLSLLQQRYWLYSALYWGHDITITTYQSVYAVMSTIRPTVVMGVPAFFDTAKRHLEDRLADGIEPEKAAHELFGDRVRYLWTGSAPADPATLRFFDEIGLPIFEGYGLNETCITTKNHPGAHRVGSVGKPLPGKEILIDAEGVVCVRSDHPVNTAYTYAAAGDSARMFKPGGVVRTGDLGRLDEDGFLYILGRADDVIVLDNAKKIIVRPIETRFRDTGAIAECVLYHPSPAGLVAVVSPHPGPIDTAAIAEALEKVNAASERDERICRVIVAAEPFTIENGLLTSQFKPIRGRIADRHRALIDDPKVGIHAR, translated from the coding sequence ATGGCTGACTCGATCATCAACCGCATCGTCGCCGACCGGCCCGCCGGCGAGGGCACGCTCACCGTCACGGGCCTCGGCCACCGCACCACGTTGCCGCTGGCCGAGTTCCACGACCGGGCCCGGACCGTTGCGGGGGTGCTGCGCAGCCGCGGGATCGGCGCCGGCGACCGCGTGGGCATCCTGGCGGCCAACCGGCTGGAATGGGCGCTGCTCGACGTCGCGTGCCTCATGATCAAGGCGCAGACCGCGGGGTTCGAGCCCGGCAAGTTCAGTCCCGACGCCGACCTGATCGAGGGTTACGACCTCGACCTGCTCTACACCGACGTCCCGCTGCCCGACGACGCGCCGCGCCAAGTGCTGCCGATCTCGACCATCGCCGGCGACGTCGAGAACGGCGTCGAGCCAGACGCCGCCGACTTCGAGCCGGCGGTATGGAGTCCTACCGACTGCACCACGGTCAAGTTCACTTCCGGCTCTACGGGAATCCCCAAGGGACTCGAAGCCACCGTCGGCAGCATCGACTCCTCCCTGCACGCGGTGCAGAGCCTGTTCGACCACCAGCCGGGCGACAACATCCTCACCTTCCTGCCGCTCTCGCTCCTGCAGCAGCGCTACTGGCTCTACTCGGCGCTGTACTGGGGACACGACATCACCATCACGACCTACCAGTCCGTGTACGCGGTGATGTCGACGATCCGCCCGACGGTCGTCATGGGCGTTCCCGCCTTCTTCGACACCGCCAAGCGGCACTTGGAAGACCGGCTCGCCGACGGCATCGAGCCGGAGAAGGCAGCCCACGAACTCTTCGGCGACCGCGTCCGCTACCTGTGGACGGGATCGGCGCCCGCCGACCCGGCGACGCTCAGGTTCTTCGACGAGATCGGGCTCCCCATCTTCGAGGGCTACGGCCTCAACGAAACCTGTATCACCACCAAGAACCACCCCGGCGCGCACCGCGTCGGCAGCGTCGGCAAGCCGTTGCCCGGCAAGGAGATCCTCATCGACGCCGAGGGTGTGGTCTGCGTCCGCAGCGACCACCCGGTCAACACCGCCTACACCTACGCCGCCGCCGGCGACAGCGCGCGGATGTTCAAGCCCGGCGGCGTGGTCCGCACCGGGGACCTGGGGCGCCTGGACGAAGACGGCTTCCTGTACATCCTCGGGCGCGCCGACGACGTCATCGTCCTGGACAACGCCAAGAAGATCATCGTCCGGCCGATCGAGACCCGCTTCCGCGACACCGGCGCGATCGCCGAATGCGTCCTGTACCACCCGAGCCCGGCCGGACTGGTCGCCGTCGTCTCCCCGCACCCCGGCCCGATCGACACCGCCGCGATCGCCGAGGCGCTCGAGAAGGTCAACGCCGCCTCCGAACGCGACGAGCGCATCTGCCGCGTCATCGTCGCCGCCGAGCCGTTCACGATCGAGAACGGGCTCCTGACCTCCCAGTTCAAGCCGATCCGCGGCCGGATCGCCGACCGCCACCGCGCCCTCATCGACGACCCGAAGGTAGGCATCCATGCCCGCTGA
- a CDS encoding C45 family autoproteolytic acyltransferase/hydolase, whose protein sequence is MRVTSVQSLELTGSPHARGYTHGRAAGGRLRAFLDDSLARLGHLADRPLDLDALRPAIADHRDVVVKALPELAEEIDALADGAGIERDAAWLLQLRREVLGYSRVTGGDCTTYASVRDRPVLAQTVDLNGNLDDQIAVLSVTGPRHRSLVLSFGGLLGYLGVNDAGLAVGLNLVLGGEWEPGVPPYLAIRHVLDTADSVDQAIEILGELPLASSRSFMICGQDRVVCVEALGTQRRLLEGEELMHTNHFLDPDFAERDEINVFAKNSSRRRLETVRQAGIPAADDVVGHHRLLSTPPILVADNGDIRRERTVAAVVMRPDIRELNLWPGDPSVTDQHAYALSERGA, encoded by the coding sequence ATGCGCGTGACCAGCGTGCAGTCCTTGGAGCTGACCGGTTCGCCGCACGCCCGCGGGTACACCCACGGGCGTGCGGCGGGTGGGCGGCTGCGGGCCTTCCTGGACGACTCGCTGGCGCGCCTGGGCCACCTCGCCGACCGGCCGCTGGATCTGGACGCGCTGCGCCCGGCGATCGCCGACCACCGCGATGTCGTCGTCAAAGCTCTGCCGGAGCTCGCCGAGGAGATCGACGCTCTGGCCGACGGCGCCGGCATCGAGCGCGACGCCGCCTGGCTGTTGCAGCTGCGCCGCGAAGTCCTCGGCTACAGCCGGGTCACCGGCGGGGACTGCACGACCTACGCCTCGGTGCGCGACCGTCCGGTGCTGGCCCAGACTGTCGACCTGAACGGGAATCTCGACGATCAGATCGCCGTCCTGAGCGTCACCGGACCACGGCATCGCTCGCTCGTGCTCAGTTTCGGCGGGCTGTTGGGCTACCTCGGGGTCAACGACGCCGGCCTCGCGGTCGGCTTGAACCTCGTGCTTGGCGGCGAGTGGGAGCCGGGAGTTCCGCCGTACTTGGCGATTCGGCACGTGCTGGACACCGCCGACAGCGTTGATCAGGCTATTGAGATCTTGGGTGAGCTGCCGCTGGCCAGTTCGCGATCCTTCATGATCTGCGGGCAGGACCGAGTGGTCTGCGTCGAAGCCCTCGGGACACAGCGCCGCCTCCTCGAAGGCGAGGAGCTGATGCACACCAACCACTTCCTGGATCCGGACTTCGCCGAGCGCGACGAGATCAACGTCTTCGCCAAGAACTCCTCGCGGCGACGGCTGGAGACGGTTCGCCAGGCGGGCATCCCGGCCGCGGACGACGTCGTGGGCCACCACCGGCTGCTCTCGACGCCGCCGATCCTCGTGGCGGACAACGGCGACATCCGCAGGGAGCGGACCGTCGCGGCCGTGGTGATGCGTCCGGATATCAGAGAGCTGAATCTGTGGCCGGGGGATCCGTCCGTCACAGATCAGCATGCTTATGCATTGTCGGAAAGGGGAGCTTGA
- a CDS encoding GNAT family N-acetyltransferase, whose product MSHAPWNQSASTLLENEYVELHPVSEADREPLRRIAFDDRIWKYFVSRVQDDADFAAFFDTMLADQSSGKRACYVVVDKGTGEVAGSSSYGNLSEADRRLEIGWSWLGVDYQGKGVNRWVKYLLLQHAFDVLEAERVEFKTDVLNAQARAGLRNVGAFEEGVLRSFNPMPEGRRRDAIYYSVLRAEWPTVQEQLRRLGKAVNPCA is encoded by the coding sequence GTGAGCCACGCGCCGTGGAATCAGAGTGCTTCCACGCTCCTGGAGAACGAGTATGTCGAACTCCACCCGGTCTCCGAAGCCGACCGCGAACCGTTGCGGCGTATCGCTTTCGACGACCGGATCTGGAAGTACTTCGTCTCCCGGGTCCAGGACGACGCGGACTTCGCAGCGTTCTTCGACACCATGCTCGCCGACCAGAGCAGCGGCAAGCGAGCGTGCTACGTCGTCGTGGACAAGGGGACCGGCGAGGTCGCCGGGAGCTCCAGCTACGGCAACCTGTCCGAAGCCGACCGGCGGCTGGAGATCGGCTGGTCCTGGCTCGGCGTCGACTACCAGGGCAAGGGCGTGAACCGGTGGGTCAAGTACCTGCTGCTGCAGCACGCCTTCGACGTCCTGGAAGCCGAGCGCGTCGAGTTCAAGACCGACGTCCTCAACGCTCAAGCGCGTGCCGGGCTGCGCAACGTCGGCGCCTTCGAGGAAGGCGTCCTGCGCAGCTTCAACCCCATGCCCGAGGGCAGGCGGCGCGACGCCATCTACTATTCGGTGCTCCGCGCCGAATGGCCCACGGTCCAGGAGCAGCTGCGCCGACTCGGCAAGGCTGTCAATCCATGCGCGTGA